In one window of Mesorhizobium sp. B2-1-1 DNA:
- a CDS encoding ribonuclease HII codes for MARARSDSPPLFEIVEKPDFSFETKAMAEGLWPVAGMDEAGRGPLAGPVVAAAVVLDPANIPDGLDDSKRLSHLQREALFVRIIGSALGVSMASVSAEGIDGSNILKASLEAMRRALAGLPVQPKLALADGRDVPPGLPCMGRALIKGDQRSQSIAAASIVAKVMRDRMMCGCGSHHQHYGFEVHMGYATVRHRTAIETHGPVARLHRVSFAPFRLEGAEVVEEESFAGLE; via the coding sequence ATGGCTCGCGCGCGTTCTGATTCTCCGCCTCTCTTCGAAATCGTCGAGAAACCCGATTTCTCCTTCGAGACGAAGGCGATGGCCGAAGGCCTGTGGCCGGTCGCGGGGATGGACGAGGCCGGACGCGGCCCGCTGGCCGGACCGGTGGTGGCGGCTGCGGTCGTGCTCGACCCTGCCAACATCCCCGACGGCCTCGACGATTCCAAACGGCTCAGCCATTTGCAACGCGAGGCGCTGTTCGTGCGCATCATCGGCTCCGCGCTCGGCGTGTCGATGGCCTCGGTCAGCGCCGAGGGCATTGACGGCAGCAACATCCTCAAGGCGAGCCTGGAGGCGATGCGCCGTGCGCTCGCCGGCCTGCCGGTGCAGCCGAAGCTCGCGCTTGCCGATGGGCGCGACGTGCCGCCGGGCCTGCCTTGCATGGGGCGCGCGCTGATCAAGGGCGATCAGCGCTCGCAATCCATCGCCGCCGCCTCGATCGTCGCCAAGGTGATGCGCGACCGCATGATGTGCGGCTGCGGCAGCCATCACCAGCACTACGGCTTCGAAGTGCATATGGGCTATGCCACGGTCCGCCATCGCACCGCGATCGAGACGCACGGGCCGGTGGCGCGGCTGCACCGCGTGTCGTTCGCGCCATTCAGGCTTGAAGGTGCCGAGGTGGTGGAAGAAGAGAGCTTCGCCGGGCTGGAGTGA
- a CDS encoding F0F1 ATP synthase subunit C, whose protein sequence is MDVEAAKYIGAGIACLGMGGAGIGLGNIFGSYLSGALRNPSAADGQFGRLIFGFAVTEALGIFSLLIALLALFG, encoded by the coding sequence ATGGACGTAGAAGCAGCAAAGTACATCGGCGCCGGCATCGCTTGCCTCGGCATGGGCGGCGCGGGCATTGGCCTCGGCAACATCTTCGGCAGCTATCTCTCGGGCGCGCTGCGCAACCCGTCGGCCGCCGATGGCCAGTTCGGCCGTCTGATCTTCGGCTTCGCCGTGACCGAAGCTCTGGGCATCTTCTCGCTTCTCATCGCGCTGCTGGCCCTGTTCGGCTGA
- a CDS encoding S49 family peptidase, producing MKRLFNRLLPKSWRSTVVTIPVIRLHGTILAGGGPFRPSLSLASTAGLIEKAFSFDAPAIAISINSPGGSPVQSRLIFKRIRDLAIEKNRKVLVFVEDVAASGGYMIAVAGDEIFADPSSIVGSIGVVSASFGFPELMKKIGVERRVHTAGQNKSVLDPFKPEKKEDIERLKALQLEVHETFIDLVKERRGTKLKDDPDLFTGLFWTGKRGLELGLVDALGDMRSVLKTRFGAKTQLKLISAPRGLFGRFGLFGSSKGFSAPDIAAAATGGVIDAAQERALWARFGL from the coding sequence GTGAAACGCCTTTTCAACCGCCTGCTGCCGAAATCCTGGCGTTCCACGGTCGTCACCATTCCGGTTATCCGGTTGCACGGCACCATCCTGGCGGGCGGCGGCCCGTTCCGTCCCAGCCTGTCGCTTGCCTCCACCGCCGGGCTGATCGAAAAGGCGTTTTCCTTCGACGCGCCTGCCATCGCCATCTCCATCAATTCGCCCGGCGGCTCGCCGGTGCAGTCGCGGCTGATCTTCAAGCGTATCCGCGACCTGGCGATCGAGAAGAACAGAAAGGTGCTGGTCTTCGTCGAGGACGTCGCTGCCTCGGGCGGCTACATGATCGCGGTCGCCGGCGACGAGATTTTCGCCGATCCATCATCCATCGTCGGCTCGATCGGCGTGGTCTCGGCTTCGTTCGGCTTCCCGGAGCTGATGAAGAAGATCGGCGTCGAGCGCCGCGTCCACACCGCTGGCCAGAACAAGTCGGTGCTCGATCCATTCAAGCCCGAGAAGAAGGAAGACATCGAACGGCTGAAGGCGCTGCAGCTCGAAGTGCATGAAACCTTCATCGATCTGGTCAAGGAGCGGCGCGGCACCAAGCTCAAGGACGATCCCGACCTGTTCACCGGCCTGTTCTGGACCGGAAAGCGCGGCCTGGAGCTTGGGCTTGTCGATGCGCTCGGCGACATGCGATCCGTGCTCAAGACGCGGTTCGGGGCGAAAACCCAACTCAAGCTGATCTCGGCGCCGCGCGGTTTGTTCGGCCGCTTCGGGCTGTTCGGCTCGAGCAAGGGATTTTCGGCGCCCGATATTGCCGCCGCTGCCACCGGCGGCGTGATCGATGCGGCGCAAGAGCGCGCTCTGTGGGCGCGCTTCGGGCTTTGA
- a CDS encoding glycosyltransferase — protein MLTVLIETHNDEEGLARTLATLIGGAVEGVVREVIVCDAGSTDQTHRVAEHAGCQYATDGVAAAIRHAKGDWLLLLEPGARLVDGWIDEVVAHTARQTMAARFSRTRAGRAPFLARIFSGNRALGDGLLISKRQATSLSKRAGSAEALARGLVTKRLDAEIWAAPAKQEHRPSK, from the coding sequence ATGCTCACCGTTCTCATAGAGACCCACAATGACGAGGAGGGCCTCGCTCGCACCTTGGCGACGCTGATCGGCGGCGCCGTGGAGGGCGTGGTTCGCGAGGTCATCGTCTGCGACGCCGGTTCCACCGACCAGACCCATCGCGTCGCCGAGCATGCCGGGTGCCAGTATGCGACCGACGGCGTCGCGGCGGCCATCCGGCACGCGAAGGGCGATTGGCTGTTGCTGCTGGAACCGGGCGCGCGGCTGGTCGACGGATGGATCGACGAGGTCGTTGCGCATACAGCGAGGCAAACCATGGCGGCGCGGTTTTCACGCACACGCGCCGGCCGCGCGCCATTCCTGGCCCGTATCTTCTCGGGAAACCGTGCCTTGGGCGACGGGCTGCTGATCAGCAAGCGCCAGGCCACATCCTTGTCGAAAAGAGCCGGCAGCGCCGAGGCCCTCGCTCGCGGCCTGGTGACCAAGCGGCTGGATGCCGAAATCTGGGCCGCTCCGGCAAAACAAGAGCACCGCCCGTCCAAATGA
- a CDS encoding PA0069 family radical SAM protein: protein MEPIMRADIAAFGAGRAEMANAMIEQSGMRVRPDRNRGRSAGINPSGRFEPVSRHVFDDGWNSLEELPPFKTEVQVEKPRTIITRNESPDISFDRSINPYRGCEHGCVYCFARPTHSFMGLSPGLDFESKLFAKPDAARLLDKELSKDGYQPRTIAIGTNTDPYQPIEKQYRIMREILEVLEARGHPVGIVTKSALVTRDIDILSRMAERGLAKVALSVTTLDRMLARTMEPRASTPAKRLEAIRQLADAGIPASVMVAPIIPGLTDQEMERILDSAHHAGAREAGYVVLRLPLEVSPIFKDWLLRHYPDRYRHVMSLIRSMREGKDYDSEWGKRMKGAGPYAWQIGRRFEITAKRLGLNAERRTLRTDQFVAAGKDQEQLMLL, encoded by the coding sequence ATGGAACCGATCATGCGCGCCGACATTGCCGCCTTCGGAGCAGGACGAGCCGAAATGGCCAACGCGATGATCGAGCAGAGCGGCATGCGCGTGCGTCCGGACCGCAACCGCGGCCGGTCGGCAGGCATCAACCCGTCCGGCCGGTTCGAGCCGGTCAGCCGGCATGTCTTCGACGATGGCTGGAACTCGCTGGAGGAACTGCCTCCCTTCAAGACCGAGGTGCAGGTCGAGAAGCCGCGTACCATAATCACCCGCAATGAATCGCCCGACATCTCCTTCGACCGCTCGATCAATCCCTATCGCGGCTGCGAGCATGGCTGCGTCTATTGCTTTGCGCGGCCGACGCACAGTTTCATGGGCCTGTCGCCGGGGCTGGATTTCGAATCCAAACTGTTCGCCAAGCCCGACGCGGCGCGCCTGCTCGACAAGGAACTGTCGAAGGACGGTTACCAGCCGCGAACCATCGCCATCGGCACCAATACCGATCCCTACCAGCCGATCGAGAAGCAGTACCGGATCATGCGCGAGATCCTCGAAGTGCTGGAGGCGCGCGGCCACCCGGTCGGCATCGTCACCAAATCCGCCCTGGTGACGCGCGATATCGACATCTTGTCACGCATGGCCGAACGGGGCCTCGCCAAGGTGGCGTTGTCGGTGACCACGCTCGACCGCATGCTGGCGCGCACCATGGAGCCACGCGCCTCGACGCCGGCCAAGCGGCTGGAGGCGATCAGGCAGCTTGCGGATGCCGGCATCCCTGCTTCGGTCATGGTGGCGCCGATCATCCCCGGGCTGACCGACCAGGAGATGGAACGCATCCTCGATTCGGCGCACCATGCCGGCGCACGCGAGGCGGGCTATGTCGTGCTGCGTCTGCCGCTCGAGGTCAGCCCGATCTTCAAGGACTGGCTGCTGCGCCACTATCCCGACCGCTATCGCCATGTGATGTCGCTGATCCGCTCGATGCGCGAGGGCAAGGATTACGATTCGGAATGGGGCAAGCGCATGAAGGGCGCGGGTCCTTACGCCTGGCAGATCGGCCGGCGCTTCGAAATCACCGCCAAGCGGCTCGGTCTCAATGCCGAGCGGCGCACGCTGCGGACCGACCAGTTCGTCGCCGCCGGCAAGGACCAGGAGCAGTTGATGCTGCTTTGA
- a CDS encoding cell wall hydrolase: protein MHRRVLTRLVAVAGEKKRSLVAPFIVGLGIWIGFPTVSAYQDMTSLVSGLEAPTRWNSYVEKSVAGSVHAAEMPFVDDAVTGSLSGSGVRLPGVGAVSFRGKGGKVSTAPDEDRIVRADKKGRIVQISPVAPPKNFNAGSIFERTSSLLRPSMDSGLKMAFAKPQIKGKEIQIAAAFHAREDKKPDPGVSPMLAALVNNDHPDVLATAYAQAAPDYAKASPFEALLQDEEPNNGRFIPPMAKGDHSWIQNPLPASVFSKPEQKCLANGIYFEARGESVRGQAAVAQVILNRVRNPAYPNSICGVVYQNDSWFNRCQFSFACDGRKKRIDNPVAYKTAQDVGMAVTAGKVFIPEVGSSTHYYANYVHPNWARTMQKMTKIGLHIFYRTYGGGWS from the coding sequence GTGCATCGACGTGTCTTGACGCGCCTTGTTGCCGTCGCCGGTGAGAAGAAACGCAGCCTCGTGGCACCTTTCATCGTCGGCCTCGGCATCTGGATCGGATTTCCGACGGTTTCCGCCTACCAGGATATGACGAGCCTCGTTTCCGGCCTCGAGGCGCCGACCCGCTGGAATTCCTATGTCGAGAAATCCGTCGCCGGATCGGTCCATGCCGCCGAGATGCCGTTTGTCGACGACGCTGTGACGGGTTCGCTCTCCGGATCGGGGGTGCGCCTGCCCGGCGTCGGCGCCGTCTCCTTTCGCGGCAAGGGCGGCAAGGTCAGCACTGCGCCCGATGAGGACCGCATCGTGCGCGCCGACAAGAAGGGCCGCATCGTCCAGATCTCTCCCGTCGCCCCGCCGAAGAACTTCAACGCCGGCTCGATCTTCGAGCGCACCTCATCCCTGCTGCGGCCCAGCATGGACAGCGGCCTGAAGATGGCTTTCGCCAAACCCCAGATCAAAGGCAAGGAAATCCAGATCGCCGCGGCATTCCACGCGCGTGAGGACAAGAAGCCGGATCCCGGCGTGTCGCCCATGCTTGCCGCCCTGGTCAACAACGATCATCCGGATGTGCTGGCGACGGCCTATGCGCAGGCCGCGCCCGATTATGCCAAGGCGTCGCCCTTCGAGGCCCTGCTCCAGGACGAGGAGCCCAACAACGGCCGTTTCATCCCGCCGATGGCCAAGGGCGACCATTCGTGGATCCAGAATCCACTTCCGGCGAGCGTCTTCTCCAAGCCCGAGCAGAAATGCCTGGCCAACGGCATCTATTTCGAGGCGCGGGGCGAATCCGTGCGCGGCCAGGCCGCCGTCGCCCAGGTCATCCTCAACCGTGTCCGCAATCCGGCCTATCCCAATTCGATCTGCGGCGTCGTCTACCAGAACGACAGCTGGTTCAACCGTTGCCAGTTCTCCTTCGCCTGCGACGGCAGGAAGAAGCGCATCGACAACCCGGTCGCCTACAAGACTGCGCAGGACGTCGGCATGGCGGTGACCGCCGGCAAGGTCTTCATTCCCGAAGTCGGATCGTCGACCCATTACTATGCCAATTACGTCCATCCCAACTGGGCGCGTACGATGCAGAAGATGACCAAGATCGGCCTGCATATCTTCTACCGCACCTATGGCGGCGGCTGGAGCTGA
- a CDS encoding F0F1 ATP synthase subunit B, producing MDATSLATLWATIALVIFLGIAIYIKVPRLIAKALDARAARISSELDEARRLREEAQQLLGQYQRKRKEAEQEAADIVAAAKREAELLAAEAHKKTEDYVARRTALAEQKIGQAEREAIGEVRASAVDIAVEAARTLLAGKIDAKAGADLFKTSLADVKAKLN from the coding sequence ATGGACGCCACATCTCTTGCAACGCTCTGGGCCACGATCGCCCTGGTCATCTTTTTGGGTATCGCCATCTACATCAAGGTGCCCCGCCTGATCGCCAAGGCGCTCGATGCCCGCGCCGCCAGGATCAGCAGCGAGCTTGACGAGGCGCGCAGGCTGCGCGAGGAGGCCCAGCAGTTGCTTGGCCAATACCAGCGCAAGCGCAAGGAAGCCGAGCAGGAGGCCGCAGACATCGTCGCCGCGGCCAAGCGCGAAGCCGAACTGCTCGCCGCCGAGGCGCACAAGAAGACCGAGGACTACGTCGCGCGGCGCACCGCTCTTGCCGAACAGAAGATCGGCCAGGCCGAGCGCGAGGCGATCGGCGAAGTGCGCGCCAGCGCCGTCGACATCGCCGTCGAAGCCGCTCGCACGCTGCTCGCCGGCAAGATCGACGCCAAGGCGGGAGCCGACCTGTTCAAGACCTCGCTCGCCGATGTGAAGGCGAAGCTGAACTGA
- a CDS encoding MFS transporter codes for MSAIVTRTDCQSTPRAEGSGSRTFAPNHRWKVLGIGVAANAGFSATFSGIPATAVLMRQGYHLGNAQLGLALGLLGLGVALSELPWGLLTDRWGDRRVLLTGLGATAAWLFLMALLIVPSSSGVPGVHVLAAALLVTGLLGGSVNGSSGRAIMGWFREGERGFAMSIRQTAVPLGGGLGALVLPSLAATHGFAAVYGLLAVFSVISAIFAWCWLHEPPTQGSAAPAVLAGPPPLRNVEVWRIAAAIGLLCFPQVAVLTFASVFLHDFAGMGTLATSASLAAVQAGAMAMRVWSGRFTDRHGNRRPFLRLCSALSALAFTLLWLLVLAGPTTSGGQPVAMATLPVMLIVAGILVSTWHGVAYTELATLAGAGHVGTALSLANSFVFIGFFLVPVAIPGLLHLWSWPGVWLSAAACALIAWPIFLRPASMSVPPQNRPTSQPRA; via the coding sequence ATGTCCGCCATCGTCACCCGCACCGATTGTCAGTCGACGCCACGGGCCGAAGGCTCCGGCTCCAGAACCTTCGCGCCCAACCACCGCTGGAAGGTGCTGGGCATCGGCGTCGCCGCCAATGCCGGTTTTTCCGCTACTTTCTCCGGCATACCGGCAACCGCGGTGCTGATGCGGCAGGGCTATCATCTCGGCAATGCTCAGCTCGGCCTGGCGCTTGGCCTTCTCGGCCTGGGCGTTGCGCTCAGCGAACTGCCCTGGGGCCTGCTCACCGATCGCTGGGGCGACCGCCGTGTGCTTTTGACCGGGCTCGGCGCCACGGCGGCGTGGCTGTTCCTGATGGCGTTGCTCATCGTTCCATCCTCGTCCGGCGTGCCGGGCGTGCACGTCCTGGCGGCCGCCTTGCTCGTCACCGGCCTGCTCGGCGGCAGCGTCAACGGTTCGAGCGGCCGCGCCATCATGGGCTGGTTCCGCGAAGGCGAGCGCGGCTTCGCCATGAGCATCCGGCAGACGGCGGTGCCGCTTGGCGGCGGGCTGGGCGCTCTTGTCCTGCCCTCGCTCGCCGCCACGCATGGCTTCGCGGCGGTCTATGGCCTGCTCGCCGTCTTCTCCGTGATCTCCGCTATCTTCGCCTGGTGCTGGCTGCATGAACCGCCGACGCAGGGTTCGGCCGCGCCGGCCGTTCTGGCCGGGCCGCCGCCGCTGCGCAATGTCGAGGTCTGGCGCATCGCAGCAGCCATCGGCCTGCTGTGTTTTCCGCAAGTGGCCGTACTCACCTTCGCATCGGTCTTCCTGCACGACTTCGCCGGCATGGGGACCCTGGCCACCAGCGCAAGCCTCGCCGCCGTGCAGGCCGGCGCCATGGCGATGCGCGTCTGGAGCGGGCGCTTCACCGACCGCCACGGTAATCGCAGGCCGTTCCTGCGCCTGTGCAGTGCGCTCAGCGCGCTTGCCTTCACGCTGCTCTGGCTGCTGGTCCTGGCCGGCCCGACCACATCAGGCGGCCAGCCCGTCGCTATGGCCACGCTTCCCGTGATGCTGATTGTCGCAGGCATCCTGGTCTCCACCTGGCATGGCGTCGCCTACACCGAGCTTGCCACGCTTGCCGGCGCCGGCCATGTCGGCACAGCGCTCAGCCTCGCCAACAGCTTCGTTTTCATAGGCTTCTTCCTGGTTCCGGTGGCCATTCCGGGGCTCTTGCATCTCTGGTCCTGGCCCGGCGTCTGGTTGTCGGCTGCGGCGTGCGCGTTGATCGCGTGGCCCATCTTCCTGCGGCCGGCCTCCATGTCCGTCCCGCCGCAAAACCGCCCCACTTCGCAACCACGAGCCTGA
- the moaB gene encoding molybdenum cofactor biosynthesis protein B, with translation MARTDENRSFIPVRIAVLTVSDTRSLADDKSGQTLADRIAEAGHILAARDIVTDDGDKIRNKVLGWSKDDGIDVVITTGGTGFTGRDVTPDALEPIFEKRMDGFSEVFHRISYDKIGTSTIQSRATGGVVNATFVFVLPGSPGACKDAWDGILKAQLDYRHMPCNFVEIMPRLDEHLRRGMSAP, from the coding sequence ATGGCCAGGACTGACGAGAACCGTTCTTTCATCCCCGTGCGCATCGCGGTGCTGACCGTTTCCGACACACGCAGCCTTGCCGACGACAAATCCGGCCAGACGCTGGCCGACCGCATCGCGGAAGCCGGCCACATCCTTGCCGCGCGCGATATCGTCACCGACGATGGAGACAAGATCCGCAACAAGGTGCTCGGCTGGTCGAAGGATGATGGGATCGATGTGGTCATCACCACCGGCGGCACCGGCTTCACCGGGCGCGACGTGACGCCGGACGCGTTGGAGCCGATCTTCGAAAAGCGCATGGATGGTTTTTCCGAGGTGTTCCACCGCATTTCCTACGACAAGATCGGCACCTCCACGATCCAGAGCCGGGCGACCGGCGGCGTCGTCAACGCCACCTTCGTCTTCGTGCTGCCGGGCTCGCCCGGCGCCTGCAAGGATGCCTGGGACGGCATCTTGAAGGCGCAGCTCGACTACCGGCACATGCCCTGCAACTTCGTCGAGATCATGCCGCGCCTGGACGAGCACCTGCGGCGCGGCATGTCGGCTCCGTGA
- a CDS encoding AtpZ/AtpI family protein, whose protein sequence is MADETGPGGTGETGRGKQHEAAIRDDELERRRRELEASLATRRPDRLEGKDAKPVTGYGQALKLSSEFIAGVVVGAAIGWIIDRLAGTSPWGLIVFLLLGFGAGVLNVMRSAGVVAEFGQGDKSRSGRDDSK, encoded by the coding sequence ATGGCCGATGAAACTGGGCCAGGCGGAACCGGAGAAACCGGCCGCGGCAAGCAGCACGAAGCCGCCATCCGCGACGACGAACTTGAGCGCCGCCGGCGTGAACTTGAAGCATCGCTTGCGACAAGACGGCCGGACCGGCTCGAGGGGAAAGACGCGAAACCAGTGACCGGGTACGGTCAGGCACTCAAGCTGTCCAGCGAGTTCATCGCCGGGGTGGTAGTCGGTGCCGCCATCGGCTGGATCATCGACCGTCTGGCGGGGACATCGCCATGGGGTCTGATCGTGTTTCTGCTGCTTGGTTTTGGCGCGGGCGTGCTCAATGTCATGCGTTCGGCAGGCGTTGTGGCGGAATTCGGACAGGGCGACAAATCGCGCTCTGGCCGCGACGACAGCAAGTGA
- a CDS encoding F0F1 ATP synthase subunit B has protein sequence MFVTSAFAQESAPATEAGHAATEGDTHSGTSVPAEAHGMFPPFDPATFPSQLLWLAITFGLFYLFLKRVVVPRVGGIIDVRNDRISQDLDQAAKLKGEADAAVAAYEQELAEAKKNANAIGQQANDAAKAEAETARKKIEAALDEKLGEAEARISSIKANAMKEVGSIAEDTASAIVEALVGGKASKAEIAAAVKSVAG, from the coding sequence ATGTTCGTGACATCTGCCTTTGCGCAAGAGTCCGCGCCTGCCACCGAGGCTGGCCACGCTGCGACGGAAGGCGACACGCATTCCGGCACCAGCGTGCCTGCCGAAGCTCATGGCATGTTTCCGCCATTCGATCCGGCGACGTTTCCGTCGCAGCTTCTTTGGCTGGCGATCACGTTCGGGCTCTTCTACCTCTTCCTGAAGAGGGTGGTGGTGCCGCGCGTCGGCGGCATCATCGATGTCCGCAACGACCGTATCAGCCAGGATCTCGATCAGGCCGCGAAGTTGAAGGGCGAGGCCGACGCCGCCGTTGCTGCTTACGAGCAGGAGCTGGCGGAAGCCAAGAAGAACGCCAACGCCATCGGCCAGCAGGCCAATGACGCGGCCAAGGCGGAAGCCGAGACCGCGCGCAAGAAGATCGAGGCCGCGCTCGACGAGAAGCTCGGCGAGGCCGAGGCGCGCATTTCTTCCATCAAGGCCAACGCCATGAAGGAAGTCGGCAGCATCGCCGAGGACACTGCCTCGGCGATCGTCGAGGCGCTGGTCGGCGGCAAGGCCAGCAAGGCCGAGATCGCGGCCGCGGTCAAGTCCGTGGCCGGGTGA
- a CDS encoding F0F1 ATP synthase subunit A produces the protein MAADKVDPIHQFHINKLIPIDIGGYDLSFTNSALFMVATVVVAAAFLFLTTSSRSLVPGRLQSISEMAYEFVGNMLRDAAGTQGMKFFPFVFSLFMFVLVANLLGLFPYFFTVTSHIIVTFGLAVLVIGTVIVYGFGKHGLGFLKLFVPQGVPVFLLPLVVLIEVISFVSRPVSLSVRLFANMLAGHITLKVFSGFVVSLSALGAVGVAGSVLPLAMAVALTALELLVAFLQAYVFAVLTCMYLNDALHPGH, from the coding sequence GTGGCAGCTGACAAGGTCGATCCGATCCACCAGTTCCATATCAACAAGCTGATACCGATCGATATCGGCGGTTACGACTTGTCCTTTACCAATTCGGCGCTGTTCATGGTCGCGACCGTGGTCGTCGCCGCGGCATTCCTGTTTCTGACGACGTCGAGCCGCAGCCTCGTTCCCGGCCGGCTGCAATCGATCTCCGAAATGGCCTATGAATTCGTCGGCAACATGTTGCGCGACGCGGCCGGCACGCAGGGCATGAAGTTCTTTCCCTTCGTGTTTTCCCTGTTCATGTTCGTGCTGGTCGCCAACCTGCTTGGCCTGTTTCCGTATTTCTTCACCGTCACCAGCCACATCATCGTCACCTTCGGCCTCGCCGTGTTGGTTATCGGCACCGTGATTGTCTACGGTTTCGGCAAGCACGGCCTTGGTTTCCTCAAGCTGTTCGTGCCGCAAGGCGTGCCGGTGTTCCTGCTGCCGCTGGTGGTGCTGATCGAAGTGATCTCGTTCGTGTCGCGCCCCGTCAGCCTCTCGGTTCGTCTGTTCGCCAACATGCTCGCCGGGCACATCACGCTGAAGGTCTTCTCCGGCTTCGTGGTCAGCCTCTCGGCGCTGGGCGCGGTCGGCGTCGCTGGCTCGGTGCTGCCGCTGGCGATGGCCGTGGCGTTGACCGCGCTCGAACTGCTGGTCGCCTTCCTTCAGGCCTATGTCTTCGCGGTGCTGACCTGCATGTATCTCAACGACGCCCTGCACCCGGGGCACTGA
- a CDS encoding 4-(cytidine 5'-diphospho)-2-C-methyl-D-erythritol kinase produces the protein MWPAPAKINLALHVTGRRDDGYHLIESLAVFTRFGDRIDIALAERDDFSVSGRYAPDVPVDGSNLVLRARDALRQAAGPRGTPPVAIKLEKNLPVASGVGGGSSDAAAVLRGLAASWQLDIDDVALARIGLSLGADIPMCLAARPLIARGIGEELSIVPDFSALGLVLVNPGKAVSTADVFNALSRRDNEALPPLPRVVDFHGLRNWLEITRNDLEPAARAIEPAIGKALSVLNKAGAGFARMSGSGGTCFGLFETGNVAKRAAADIRARQPDWFVAATRSMTAEADAHGQD, from the coding sequence ATGTGGCCGGCGCCCGCCAAGATAAACCTCGCTCTGCATGTCACCGGCAGGCGCGATGACGGGTATCATCTGATCGAAAGCCTGGCGGTGTTCACGCGCTTTGGCGACAGGATCGATATCGCGCTTGCCGAGCGAGACGATTTCAGCGTGTCCGGCCGCTACGCTCCGGATGTTCCCGTCGACGGCAGCAATCTGGTGCTCAGGGCGCGTGACGCGCTGCGGCAGGCAGCCGGTCCTCGCGGCACGCCGCCGGTCGCCATCAAGCTCGAAAAGAACCTGCCCGTCGCTTCCGGCGTCGGCGGCGGGTCGAGCGATGCGGCAGCAGTTCTGCGCGGGCTTGCGGCAAGCTGGCAACTCGACATCGACGATGTCGCGCTGGCGCGGATCGGGCTTTCGCTTGGCGCCGATATTCCCATGTGTCTGGCAGCCAGGCCGCTGATTGCACGCGGCATCGGCGAGGAGCTGTCGATCGTGCCTGATTTCTCGGCGCTCGGACTGGTGCTGGTCAATCCCGGCAAGGCGGTCTCGACAGCCGACGTGTTCAACGCGCTGTCGCGGCGCGACAATGAAGCGCTGCCGCCGCTGCCGCGCGTGGTCGACTTCCACGGGCTGCGCAACTGGCTGGAGATTACGCGCAACGACCTCGAGCCGGCGGCCCGCGCCATCGAGCCCGCCATCGGCAAGGCACTTTCTGTGCTGAACAAGGCCGGAGCCGGTTTTGCCCGCATGTCGGGTTCCGGCGGCACCTGCTTCGGCCTGTTCGAGACCGGCAACGTCGCCAAGCGCGCGGCCGCGGACATCCGCGCCCGGCAACCCGACTGGTTCGTCGCCGCGACGCGCAGCATGACGGCGGAGGCAGATGCCCATGGCCAGGACTGA